From candidate division WOR-3 bacterium, the proteins below share one genomic window:
- the rpsR gene encoding 30S ribosomal protein S18 produces the protein MKNKRIKVRSKSCPFCEEGVSHIDYKDPRLKDYLTERGKIVSSRVSGLCARHQRRLAKAIKTARNLALLQ, from the coding sequence ATGAAAAACAAAAGAATAAAAGTCAGGTCAAAATCCTGCCCTTTTTGCGAAGAGGGTGTTAGCCATATTGATTATAAAGACCCCAGGCTCAAGGACTATCTCACCGAGCGGGGGAAGATAGTGTCCTCACGGGTTTCAGGTTTATGTGCTCGGCACCAGCGCCGTCTTGCCAAAGCGATTAAGACCGCGCGGAACCTGGCGCTACTTCAGTAA